The Geothrix oryzae DNA window TGCAGCACTGCGGCACGGCTGCTCACGCCCGTCCAGGCGTCCAGGGCGGAAGGCGTCTCCGGGGCCTGGTGGTACCGCCGCTCCAGCAGGTCGAGCCACTTGACCTTGAAGGCGTGCCCGCCCACCCGCAGCACATCGCCGGGCCGGAGGATCGCGGGGCTCGGGGTCGCCTCAGCCTTGCGGCCGTTCACATAGACGCCGTTGGTGGATCCGAGATCCAGCAACGCCAGGGAGGCCCCGTCCTCGGCCACCTCGAGCCGCGCATGCCGGCGGCTCACCTCAGGTTCCGGGAGGCAGATCCCGCATTCCGGCGCCCGCCCGATCTCCAAGCCCTCCAGGGGCAGGGGGACCATCTCGCCCAGGGGCTGGCCGATGTACCGCACCAGGACCCACGCGCGGGCCCCGGGCCCCCCCGGGGCATCGGCGGAACCGGGTGGCCTGGGTTCGAGCGGCTCGGGTTCGGGGGTCATCCCTCCCAGTCTAGGAGGCTGCCGGGGGAATGAGAATGCCCCGGGCAAACGGGGCGGCCAACCTCAGCCCGACCTCAGTCCAACCCTCAGTCCAACCTCAGCCAGGGTTCAGCCCTCGCTCAGCCCTGGCACACGCGGTTCCGCCCCCCGGCCTTGGCCCGGTAGAGGGCCGCGTCGGCCCGGGCCAGCAGCTGACCCGCGTCCTGGTCCCCCGGAAGGCGCTCGGCGATGCCGAGGCTGCAGGTGACTTCCAGCCCGCCTCCGGGCAGGGGCACCGGCGTCGAGGCCACGACCTTCCGCAGGCGCTCGGCGAAGGTCAGGGCGCCGCCCAGATCGGTCTCCGGCAGGATCATCAGGAACTCCTCGCCGCCGATGCGCCCCGCCAGATCGGCTTCGCGCTGGGTGGCCAGCAGGCGCTCCCCGATGACCCGCAGCACGAAATCCCCGGCGCCATGGCCCAGGGTGTCGTTGATCTGCTTGAAGCGATCCAGGTCGCACACCGCCACGGACAGGGGCCGGTCGTACCGCAGGCTCAGGCCGAACCGGGTCTGCAGCTCCGACAGGGCGCTGCTGCGGTTGGCCAGGCCCGTCAGCGGATCCCGGGTGCTCAGGTCGAGCAGGGTCTCGTGGAAGGCCCGCTCCAGGGCATCCAGGGCCACCAGCTTCAGCACATGCCCCCCGATGGACAGGCGGTCTCCCGCCTGGAGCGTGGTGATCCCCCGCACGCGCTCCCCGTTCACGAGCGTCCCGTTGGTGGAATCGAGATCCTCCAGCTCGACCCGCCCCTCCACCAGGGCGAGCCGCGCATGGAGCCGGCTCACCTCGCCGTCCAGCAACGCCACCTGGGCCTGGGGCGCCCGGCCGATCAGCGACTCTCCCGGCGGCAGCGGGAAGATGCGGCCCAGGGCAGCGCCCGCATAGGCCACCAGGGCCCATTCCGCCGGCGTGGCCGAGGCCTCGGCTTCCGTCTTCGCGCGCACCATCGTGGGCATCTCGGGGGAAACCGACGCCGCCGGCTGGGCCGATTCCGCAGGTCCGGGTGGATGCGTTCGTTTCAAGATTCCTCCACGAAACAGCTGACCAGCGCGCCATCATCCTTCCGCCGGGCCAGGATGAAGGGCGCACGCGGAGCGGAGGCCGCCACGGGCTCCAGACGGACGAAGATCCGGCCCGACCGCGGATCATGCCGCAGATCGGCCACGCCCTTGCGGGGGATCCGGAACAGGCCCAGCACCTCGAGATTCCGGACATTCTCGCCTGTGCCCCGCACCAGCTGGAGGCTGTACCGCATCCACAAGCCCTTGGGCAGGTGGTGGATGTCCTCGCCGCGGATGGGCACGGGCAGCGCGAAGGCGGCCTCCAGCCCGGCCCGCCCGGCCCCGCCCTCCAGGGTGGGATCCAGGCGCCGGACGCCGGGCCGGAGCAGCGGATCCGACAGGCGCCGCGCCACCGGGCGCGCGAGCGGGTCCGCCTGGCCGGCGACCGCGATTCGGCGCGGCAGGGGAGGAACGCCCACCTGCGTGGCCCGACCCGGCTCCAGCGGCGCCATGCGGAGCACGGTGGCCTCCGTCCCCCAGCGGGCCCAGCCGGACTCGGCCCTCAGCGTGGCCCCGAAGGGTTCCAGGGCCCGGCTTTCCACCGCCTCCCGGAAGAGCGGCATGTCCCGCAGGTCGGCGTGGGGCGCTTCCAGCCCCGCCCGGGCCACCGCGCCCAGGTCGGAGGATCCGTGGCTGTGGGGAGCGAACGGTTCCGGCGAGGCCTCGATCACCGCCAGGCTCGAGAAGGCCCGTCGCAGCGTTTCCGCTGCGTCCGACATCGCCTCCTTCACCCGTCCGAACATCAGGAGCCCTTCACCACCAGGCTCTGGAGGGCCGCGCCCACGCGCTCCAGGGGTTCCACGAGGTCCATGTGGTAGCCAGCCTCCAGCAGCTTCGGCACGGCCTGCTCCTGGGCCGCCGCATCCACCGAGGTGGCGAACATCACGCGCAGCGGCGCCGCGCCCTCCGCCAGCTGGATCAGCAGATCCCGCGGCCCGGCGCGGAACACATCGCCCACCTTCGCCAGCGGGGATTCCTGGCTCTTCTGCACCGCCATCACGGGGTACTTCGCGTCCCCCGCCCAGCCTCCCGCCAGCTCCGAGGCGCTCAGGATGAACAGGTCCGGCGCGGCCTTCAGCTCCTTGAGGAGCGTCTTCTGGATGACTTCCTCTTTCAGGTGCGGCTCCAGCGACTTGCCGTAGAGGATGCCCTGCAGCCGGGTAGGCGTGATCGGCTCGGTGTAGCGGAAGTCCAGGGGGATGCCCGAGGTATCCGTCACCAGGAGGCCCCCCAGGTAGCTCGCCCCTTCCTTGACCGCCATGAAATACGCCAGTTTGATCGGTTCCGCCATGTCGTCCCCTCTATCATTGGAAGGTTACTGCGCCCATCGGCAGAACCCCCCCTTGCCTTTTGCCCCGCACCTGATACATTGGATCTTCCACTCGTTGGGGAGTGGTCTAATGGTAGGACAACGGTTTCTGGTACCGTCAGGTGAGGGTTCAAATCCTTCCTCCCCAACCATTCACAACTTGTTCGATGGTCCCATCGTATAGCGGTTAGTACACCGCCCTCTCACGGCGGGAACAGGGGTTCGATTCCCCTTGGGACTACCAGCAAGCCCCCTAGAGAAATCTAGGGGGCTCTTGTTTTTATTCGAGGCGGGGAACCACGGGAGGGGCCCCATGCTCAAACCGTGCTCAAAAGGTGTCCCCGGAAACGGACGCCTGAATACGGGTCCGAGACTCTTCCTTCCCCGTGAGGCGTCACCCGTGAAAGCCAGCGCTGGCGCGGCATCCGTGCCAGTGCTGGCCTGGGCCCTGTGTGTGATTTCCGTTCAGAAACCCGAGTCCAGATCAACCAAGAGCCAGGAATGGCGCGGATTCAGGAGAACTTGAGCGTTTGGGGAAAGGGCAAGCCGCCCGCCTTCCCTACTTGAGTGGATTGGAGACGCGCATCCGTTTCCCCCGATATTTTCGGGTTTTTTATCCATCGTCAGCGCTTACTTGGCAGGAGAGGGCGGAGGTTGTGGGCGTAGGTCTCGGAACGAAGCATCCCGACCAACAGGAGGTGGAGGCGGCGGGATTCCTGAAGGTGCCATGCCTCCAGGGTCTGCATGGTGTGGGGTCCGCCGCCTTGGTCTCCTCGATGAATTCAGGCCGACCGTCCATCACGGCTACCAGATCCTCAAGGTCATTGTTCCGGTAACAGTCGCTCGCACCACTCCTGTGGATTCAACTCTGGGCTGCGCTTGAACCATGCCATACCTGCTGAAGGTAGGCCCGAGCCCTGGCTTCCGAGTAGTGGTCGATGGTCAGTTGGGCCGCGGCGATCAGCAGTACGCCGACGGCACTCCCCATCACCCACCCACGTGAGATCCAGGCCGCAGCAGCCAGGGCGATCGCCCCCAGGATCAAGGAGGCATACCGGTATGCCGGGTATTTCGAGATGACCACCTCGATGCGATCGGATTCACGGGCGGCCACCCCTTCGGCGGAACCGGCCTGCAGTTCCTCCAGCAGGACGGCCTGGTGCGCCCGGTCCCGCAGCAGGAGCGAGGTGGCCGCGCCCGAGAAGAGCAGCACCCCGGCCAGGACGGCAAGCCCGAAGCCGCGGGCGAAGCCATCCCTGAAGTGAATGAACAGCCCCGCTGCCAGGATCAGCATCGCGAGCGAACCGGCGAGGATGGCCAGCATCTCGCCCTTCTCCCCGTCGAAATACCGTTGGATGGCCTGGGACAACTGGAGGACCCTCGCGTCGTTCATCGTTCCACTCCTTTCATCAATGGCCCGGGGACGGCCCCAGGCGGTCGTGCTCGACCCGCGATCTGCGGGATCTCCAGATGGCGGGCGTCGTCCCCTCCCAGTGCCGGAAGGCGCGGTAGAAGGACGGCGCGTCCTCGTAGCCGAGGAGGTAGACGATCTCCTTCAGGTCCAGCCCGGGATCTCCCAGGTATTCCTGGGCCAGTTCCCGGCGGGCCTGGGAGAGCAGGTCCCGGAAGGTGCTCCCCTCCTCCGTGATGCGCCTCTGCAGCGTCCGCCCGCTCATGCCCAGCTCCTTCGCCACGGCTTCGATCTCCGGTCTTCCGGCGGACAGGAACTGGCGCAGGAGCCTCCTGACCTGTTCGGAAGCCGTCGCCTTGGGCGAAGGGACCTTCGAGGCCAGCTCCAGTTGCGGCGTGAGCATCTCCACCAGTTCCGCGTTGTAGGAGGCGAAGGGGAGGTCCAGATCCTCCCGGCGGAAGACGAGGCGGTTTCCCGTGGACCGGAAGCGCACGGGGCATCCGTAGAACTCGCGCTGCGCCTCGGACTTACCACCGTCTCGCTTCAGCTCCACGCGAACGGGCCGCAGCTCCGTCCGGGTTCCCTTCCGCGCCAGCTCGACGAGGGAGCTGAAAGTGGCATCCACCAGAAGCCCGGGGACCTCGCGATCCGCGTGGACCCACTCCGGTTCGACCACGCAGGTGTCGCCATCCTCGGTGACATGGAGCAGTTCCGGCGCGCACAGGTGCTTGAACCGGGCCACGCGGGCCAGGGCGTCCCGGAGGTCGCGGGCGTGGTAGGCCGCGATGAGGGAGGGCGGAAGCTGCGAAGGGTCGATGCCCGTGACGAGCTTGTTCCCGGCGGCGGGATCGGCCGTGAGCTGGCCGATGGCCTGCCACAGACCGAAGAACTGCTCCGTGGTGAGGGCACTCCCCTTGGCCACCAGGGCCGCGGGCAGCCGGGCCTGGCGGAGCGCCTCCGCCGGGCGGATGCCCAAGGCCGTCAGCCCGATCCAGATGGCCTGCGGGATCTTGACCTGGTCTGCACTCTGGATGGCCATGGGGGACCTCCCGCGGATCGGACGTCTACTTGGCCTGGAAGCCGCCGTCGATGTTCATGATGTGGCCGGTCACGAAGGAAGCCTCGTCGGAAAGCAGCCAACAGATGGCGCGGGCGACCTCCTCGGGCCTGCCCATCCGCTGCATGGGGTGAATGGCCGCGATGGCAGATGTGTCGTAAACCCCGAGGGCGATGGAGGCGTCGATGATGTCGGTGTGGATGGCGCCCGGGGCGATGGCGTTGATCCGGACGTTCTGGGTGGCGTGGTCGAGCGCGGCGCTCTTGGTCAAGCCAACGACGGCGTGCTTGGTGGCGGCATAGGTGCCGGTCCAGGGAATCCCGTTGAGCCCGGCGATGGAGGCCAGGTTCACGATGGAGCCGTGCCCCTGTGCGAGCATCTGCCGGATCTCGAGCTTCATGCAGTGGTAGACCCCGAGCACGTTCGTCTCCAGCATCGCCCGGAAGGCCTGGGTGTCGGAATCCGCCAGGGTCTTGGACTCCGTGTTGATGCCCGCATTGTTCACGGCCATGTCCAGGCGTCCATGCCGGGACACGATGTCGGAGAACATGCTAGCGACCGCTTCCTCGTCGCCCACGTCGTTCTGGACGAAGAAGGCGTCGCCGCCACTCCCGGCAGCCGCCGCCCGGATCTCGGCCACGGCCTCCTCTCCGACGTCGCTGCGGCGTCCGCTGATGTAGACGATGGCGCCCTTGGCGGCAAGGATCTTGGCGGTCTCCTTGCCGATTCCGGTGGCGCCGCCGGTGATGAGGGCTACGGGCTGGGTCATGCTGGCCTCCTGGGTGAGTGGGCGGGTGTCGCCCCATGGACCCAAGCGTAAGGAGAATACGCCTTCGAGGCCTTATCCTAAGGCGCCAACGATATTGCAAAGTGCGCCAAACTCATTCCTTTGACCCAGGATACAAGGTTCCCAACAAGGGCCTCAATCCAGGCCATGTGAGGTTCTCTCCTTGGGCCACTGGGTTGATCGGTCTGGTATGAGATCGACTACATCAGAAGCTCCCATTGAACTTACGTTTACATTTGGGGGCATCTGCCTGACAGGGAAGAGTCCGGCCACTTGCGCGACTAGGCTTTCAGGTATTGCAAAAATCGATGTTATGACTGTCTTGTGGTCGGGGCGAAATGATTTGAGCCTTCGATCCTTGGCTCCCAAAGTCTTACTTGCTCACTTCCTTCCTCTTTCAATGGATGGTCTTCCAGGCTTCGTTGCTGGATATCGGGACAAGCTTGTTTCGATAGGCCGTCACCACATCGCCGGTGCCCAGGCCGTGCGGCTGCTTCAGGAACTGGCGGTTCAGGTCCCGGCGAAGCGTCGTGTGCCGCTCCAGGATCTGGCCCAACAGGTTCAGCCCCGCGCCCGACAGCAGGTCCAGCTTCTCCGATTTCACGAACTTGATCCGCATCCGCTTTCACCCCGCGGGTGAAACCGGCCACCCGGAATCAGGAAGCCGCAAACCCGCGCCAGGTCTCAGTCTTCGCTATGGTGGGAGCGGAATGATGCACGGACTCAGGCACTTCTAATTTCGAAGCCCGGGGGCACCATGGCGAATGCCTCGGCTAGGCTCTTGGCGCTGAAGGTAAAGGTGTAACGGCCGCACATGCGCAAAGGGTAACCCCTCGTGATAGGGTGGTCTCCCCCTTCCATAGGTTGCGCACAGCGCATGGAGGAGCCATGGGGACGCGGAAAAGTGGATGGGCTCCCACGCCAGGTGGTGGGGTGCAGATGGCGTTGCAGTCACGGCGGCTAAAGCCTCCACCGGCTACCCCATGGGGTAAGTTGCAGGCCCATTTGAGGGGCGAGGTGTTTAAGGGGGCGGTCATCCGAGGCGAATCCCCTCTGCGTTGAGGGGTGCGGTATGAGCACCCTCCAAGGGTGGACGGGGCATCATTATCCCCGTCTCCTCGGGGATGCCTGGGCCGCATCAGCCTGGCCTTCAATTCCATGCCGGGCAGCTGGCACGGCTCTGTCAAGATGGACATCACCAGCATGCAACTGATTGCGGATGTCCTTTTCTCAGTCTTCGAGAAAAGCCTGAGTTTCGTGCTACCCACCATCGCAAACGCAGCATCAATAGCTCGGGCACTGGGATCTCACTTATGATTGATCAGGAAGTCCTTCACTCGCCAACCCTGAATTACCGGCCGGCCATCGATGGTCTTCGGGCGCTTGCGATCCTCTCCGTCTTCTTCTTCCACCTGAATCGAAGGTGGCTCCCTGGCGGCTTCGTCGGGGTCGATGTCTTCTTCGTCATCTCCGGCTACCTGATCACATCTCTTCTCTTGAAGGACAGGATGAGAGATTCCCTGAGCCTCGCGACTTTCTACCAGCGTAGGATCGCCAGAATCTTCCCAGCGTTCTTCTTAGTCGGCCTAGCAACCCTTGCCGGAGCGGCGGCCATCTATTCTCCACATGATCTCGCATCGACGGGCGCAGGCTTGACGGCTGCGGCACTGTCCGTGGTGAACCTGAAGCTCATTTTTCAGGGGAACTACTTCACCCTGTCGCAAGATGCGCAGCCATTCCTTCACTATTGGTCGCTCTCGGTAGAGGAGCAGTTCTACCTCTTCTTTCCCCTTCTCCTTGTGCTCACGGCGAAGTGGAACCGGGAACGCCTCTTGCGCGGCTTCTGGGTCCTCTGGGTAATGACCTTCATCACATGCTTAGCGCTCACCTATGCGAGACCCGCATGGGCTTTCTACCTCCTTCCGACCCGAGCGTGGGAACTGCTAACGGGTGCAATCCTCGCAACGGCTTCGATAGGAACAGCGCGACAACAAGGAAGTGGCGTTGACCGCGCGCTCCCATTCGTCGGTCTCGGCCTGGTGGGGTTGTCGTTCCTGATCGTTCCGGAGGACCGCACTTTCCCAGGAGCCTGGGCGCTTCTCCCTGTGCTTGGGACGGCAGCCGTGATCAGGCCCCCAGCCGAAGGCGGCAACCTCGTCGAAAGGTGGTTGGCGGCAGCCCCGCTAGTAATTGTCGGACAGATGTCCTACTCGCTTTATCTCTGGCATTGGCCGATCTTCTCGATGGTGGACTACCAGTTCTTCACCGCCGGTGAACACTTTCGGCTTGCACTCAAGTTGGCGCTCACGATTCCCATTGCCTATCTGAGTTTCAGGTATATCGAAGGCCCCGCTCGGCGGTACTTCAGCGCGCCGGGCAAAATGCGTCCCACGCTGGCGTTTCTCGTGACTGCGCTTGTGATCTGCGTTCCCCTGGGAGTCTGGGCTCGGGAGACACGGTACATCGACATGAGCACTCGCGTTGTCGCGCGCGGAGGCCGTTCCTTTGGAGATCCAGCCGGGGCCGTGAAGGTGGTTCTAATGGGCGATAGCCAGGGTTCGATGTACGCGCGCGTTGTGAAGGAGATCTGCGAGGAGGTTCACTACCATCTCACGGTGGTTAGCGTATCATCCGGTGATCCACTACCGAAGGCCGACGCAGTGCCCGCGCCACTCTGGGATGATTCCCTGTCTGTAATTCGTCGCATTCGCCCTGATGTCCTGCTTGTTGCTTGTGAGTGGAGGGGGAAACTAAATGGGGCCCCCGAGCGGCTTACGATGGCAATAAAGGAAGTTTCTCCATTTGTGGGTCGCGTCGTCCTTATCGACCAGCCGCCGATCTTGCCCCCGGATGCAAACCGCGGATCGATTAGAGAAGGGGCAAGGTGGCCGTTCCACGAAGAAACCTCGGTTCGGGAAGGGCGGCTTGCATCGAACCGGCAACTGGTTAGCTTGAAGTCTGATCGGTGCCTAATCGTCGAGACCGCCTCGAAGTTTGAAGCGCCAGATGGATCGCTACGCTTCTGGGATGGCGCTGGGCGTGAGACATACGATGACGCGATGCACCTTTCCTACTACGGGGCGAATCTGGTTCGTGGCGACCTAGAACTATTGATAAGAATGCCTGGTTGGGCGGGGTCAGCCCAAAAATAGAGGATAAAGTATTCTGGTTTTGGTGAGCCGCTGATACCCACCCTTCGGCGCCCGCATAATAGGTTCACCTGAAGATGAACTAGCGCGAGCCTGCCGGGAATTTGCCGAGGCCCACGGTGGAAGGGCCTAGGCGGTGGCCCTTGAGATGGTGGAAGCGGAACAGGGAAAGGGCCGAAAGGCAGTCCGCAATGCATCAGTTGGTTGAAAAAGTCAGCCTTCTGCCTGAACGCCACCCTCAGTTGATCGACATCCATGGGGGCCTTCCTGTGTTGAGTTCGATGATAGAAGTGATGCTCCTGGCGAACTTCGTGGGGCCCGGCCCACTCCTAGGAATTTCAACTACGATGACAGCGCCCCGCCCCCCAGTTGGACTGGCTTGAACCGGATAGTGGGCCTGGGTCTGACATGTTCCTGAGCCCAGGAGGTCATCTGGCCGATGACCTTCCCGGCGTCGAATCCAGCTAGAACCACCAATCGTGATGGCAGCTCATTTTCCTCACCTATCCCATTAGATGAGATAACCGCCTTGGCTGTTCGCGAAGGCGCTGACATCCTTCACAAATTCCTGGCAGTTGGTCTCAAGTGCCACCTTGTAGTCGATCTCCACATCTTCCCGAACTTCGTCATCGACCAGACTAAGAAGATCGGCCTCAGCTAGTTCGGAAAGGGGCTTATTCGGTAGTGGGGGTAGCAATTCGGCCCTCCTGCCGATATTGCATCACGATTTGATCGGCCTCACCTCACCGCGCCTCATGGCCCCCATGGTCGTGGCTTGCCACTTCAGTATTCAGGAGCTTCACCGCATGCGGGCGGCCCTCAACCCCTTCCGCCCTTCGACCACGAACCAGATGACGCTGACGATGGCGAAATAGGGGAGCAGGGCGATGGCCCGGCTGGGATTGTCGACGCCGAAGAAGGTCACGACCGCGATGGCGATGGGAGCG harbors:
- a CDS encoding GGDEF domain-containing protein; amino-acid sequence: MTPEPEPLEPRPPGSADAPGGPGARAWVLVRYIGQPLGEMVPLPLEGLEIGRAPECGICLPEPEVSRRHARLEVAEDGASLALLDLGSTNGVYVNGRKAEATPSPAILRPGDVLRVGGHAFKVKWLDLLERRYHQAPETPSALDAWTGVSSRAAVLHQLEAHFEWARRHHRPLSVILADLDHLGRLNETHGSPAGDRVIRAFGGHLLRRLRDRDSVGRLGGAEFLAVLPGTPSELALPAADDLRLALAEQGVELEDGRLIQATCSLGVADLKAGDPCSGAVLARADAALHRAKTGGRNRVAQAP
- a CDS encoding GGDEF domain-containing protein, whose product is MKRTHPPGPAESAQPAASVSPEMPTMVRAKTEAEASATPAEWALVAYAGAALGRIFPLPPGESLIGRAPQAQVALLDGEVSRLHARLALVEGRVELEDLDSTNGTLVNGERVRGITTLQAGDRLSIGGHVLKLVALDALERAFHETLLDLSTRDPLTGLANRSSALSELQTRFGLSLRYDRPLSVAVCDLDRFKQINDTLGHGAGDFVLRVIGERLLATQREADLAGRIGGEEFLMILPETDLGGALTFAERLRKVVASTPVPLPGGGLEVTCSLGIAERLPGDQDAGQLLARADAALYRAKAGGRNRVCQG
- a CDS encoding AraC family transcriptional regulator, with the protein product MAIQSADQVKIPQAIWIGLTALGIRPAEALRQARLPAALVAKGSALTTEQFFGLWQAIGQLTADPAAGNKLVTGIDPSQLPPSLIAAYHARDLRDALARVARFKHLCAPELLHVTEDGDTCVVEPEWVHADREVPGLLVDATFSSLVELARKGTRTELRPVRVELKRDGGKSEAQREFYGCPVRFRSTGNRLVFRREDLDLPFASYNAELVEMLTPQLELASKVPSPKATASEQVRRLLRQFLSAGRPEIEAVAKELGMSGRTLQRRITEEGSTFRDLLSQARRELAQEYLGDPGLDLKEIVYLLGYEDAPSFYRAFRHWEGTTPAIWRSRRSRVEHDRLGPSPGH
- a CDS encoding SDR family NAD(P)-dependent oxidoreductase, translated to MTQPVALITGGATGIGKETAKILAAKGAIVYISGRRSDVGEEAVAEIRAAAAGSGGDAFFVQNDVGDEEAVASMFSDIVSRHGRLDMAVNNAGINTESKTLADSDTQAFRAMLETNVLGVYHCMKLEIRQMLAQGHGSIVNLASIAGLNGIPWTGTYAATKHAVVGLTKSAALDHATQNVRINAIAPGAIHTDIIDASIALGVYDTSAIAAIHPMQRMGRPEEVARAICWLLSDEASFVTGHIMNIDGGFQAK
- a CDS encoding acyltransferase family protein, which gives rise to MIDQEVLHSPTLNYRPAIDGLRALAILSVFFFHLNRRWLPGGFVGVDVFFVISGYLITSLLLKDRMRDSLSLATFYQRRIARIFPAFFLVGLATLAGAAAIYSPHDLASTGAGLTAAALSVVNLKLIFQGNYFTLSQDAQPFLHYWSLSVEEQFYLFFPLLLVLTAKWNRERLLRGFWVLWVMTFITCLALTYARPAWAFYLLPTRAWELLTGAILATASIGTARQQGSGVDRALPFVGLGLVGLSFLIVPEDRTFPGAWALLPVLGTAAVIRPPAEGGNLVERWLAAAPLVIVGQMSYSLYLWHWPIFSMVDYQFFTAGEHFRLALKLALTIPIAYLSFRYIEGPARRYFSAPGKMRPTLAFLVTALVICVPLGVWARETRYIDMSTRVVARGGRSFGDPAGAVKVVLMGDSQGSMYARVVKEICEEVHYHLTVVSVSSGDPLPKADAVPAPLWDDSLSVIRRIRPDVLLVACEWRGKLNGAPERLTMAIKEVSPFVGRVVLIDQPPILPPDANRGSIREGARWPFHEETSVREGRLASNRQLVSLKSDRCLIVETASKFEAPDGSLRFWDGAGRETYDDAMHLSYYGANLVRGDLELLIRMPGWAGSAQK